One Lentimicrobiaceae bacterium genomic window, ATAATTTCCTCTTCCGTCGAAGCCTTTTTCATTGATGCCTCTGAAGTCGCGAATACGGGGTAGTGAAACCGAAACCAGTCGGTCGAGAAATTCGTACATTCTGTCGCCACGAAGAGTAACTCTTACACCTATTGCCATACCACGACGTAGTTTGAAGTTGGAGATGTCTTTACGTGATTTGGTGGGTACTGCTTTTTGCCCGGCAATAGCTGTCATTTCATTTACGGCTACTTCGAGTAATTTTTTGTCAGCAATGGCTGTTCCCATTCCCTGGTTGATGCAAATTTTTTCTAAGCGAGGTACCTGCAAGGTGTTTTTATAAGAAAAACGTTCCTTCAGTACAGGGATAATCTCGTTAAAATATTTATCTTTATATCTGGGTGAATAATTCATTATTTATCTCTCCCCTATTTATTTAGTTTCTGATTTCTTGGTTTTCTTTTCAACCGCTGTTTTTGCAACTTTTGCATTTTCAGCTTTCATAAGGTTGGATACATGAACGGATGATTCCTTTTTCACGATTCCGCCTTTTGGGGTTTTGGCATTGGGCTTGGTATGTTTTGATACCATATTGATATTTTCCACTATTGCGCGTTCTTTTTCCACAATAACTTCGAGCACTCTGCCTGTTTTGCCTTTGGAATCACCGGCAATAACGACTACGTTATCTCCTTTTTTGATGTGTAATTTCTTCTGCATGGCTATGTATTCTTTGATTCATTACAGCACTTCGGGTGCCAATGAAACTATTTTCATAAATTGTTTTTCTCTGAGTTCGCGGGCTACCGGACCAAATATACGTGTTCCAATCATTTCGCCGGTGTTATTGAGCAGTACTACTGCGTTATCGTCGAAACGGATGTAAGAACCATCGGCGCGACGAATTTCTTTTTTAGTACGAACCACTACGGCTTTGATAACGGTGCCTTTTTTAACGTTTCCTGATGGGATAGCATTTTTTATACTTACGATAATTTTATCGCCTATTGATGCATACCTTTTTCTGGTACCACCAAGGACCCTGATGCAAAGTACTTCTTTTGCACCGCTGTTATCAGCAACAGCTAATCTTGTTTCCTGTTGTATCATAATTATTTTACTCTTTCAATTATTTCAACTAATCGCCAACATTTATTTTTGCTCAAGGGTCTTGTTTCGGCTATGCGTACGGTATCGCCTATGTTGCAGTCGTTTTTATCGTCGTGCGCCATAAATCGGGTGGTTTTTTTCACGAATTTTCCGTACTTGGGATGTTTCACTTTGCGTTCAACTTCTACAACAATAGATTTCGTCATCTTATTGCTGACCACAAGCCCAATTCTTTCTTTTCTTAGATTTCTGCTTTCCATCTTTTTAAAACAGTTATTTTGGTTGCTCAATTTCTCTTCTTTTGAGTTCGGTAATAATCCGGGCAACAGTTTTCCTGTATGCTTTTATTTTATTCGGATTTTCCAAAGGGGAAACAGCATGGTTAATTTTTAACCGGGTAAGCTGTTTTTTTTCTTCATCCAAACGTTCAATGAGTTCGGGAGTTGAAAGTTCTCTAATGACTTTTTGTTCCATTTTATTTAGATTGTTTCTTCAACGTAATCTCTTCTTACAATAAACCGGGTAAGTATGGGGAGTTTTTGGGCTCCGAGGCGCAAGGCTTCTTTAGCTACATCCATAGGTACGCCTTCTGCTTCAAAAAGAATTCTGCCGGGGGTGATACGAGCCACGAAATATTCGGGTGCTCCTTTTCCTTTACCCATACGTACTTCGGCAGGTTTCTTGGTTACGGGTTTATCGGGGAAAATGCGTATCCATATTTGACCTTCACGTTTCATATGACGGGTTAATGCCTGACGTGCAGCTTCTATCTGACGACCTGTCATCCAACATGATCCAAGGGCTTTGATTCCAAAAGATCCAAAAGCCAATTCAGATCCTCTTTTGGCATTGCCTTTCATTTTGCCTTTTTGCTGTTTTCTATATTTTGTTTTCTTCGGCTGTAACATTTCTCAACTGATTATAAGTTAGTACAATTTCTTTTGCCGTAATTACTTACTTCTAGGTCTTCCGGATCTGTTTCCACCGCGTTGGGATTTTCCGCCTCCGCGGGGTGCGTTTGTTCCGCCTGTAACGCCGCCTACTTTTATTCCACTTTCGATGTTGAGGGAAAGGTCGCGTTTTCCGTAAACTTCTCCTTTACAAATCCATACTTTTATTCCGATACGTCCATAGGTAGTATGGGCTTCGGCTATGGCATAGTCAATATCGGCACGGAGAGTATGTAGAGGGATACGTCCTTCTTTGTATTGTTCGCGGCGTGCCATTTCGGCTCCGCCCAGTCTGCCGGAAATCAGTATTTTTATTCCTTCGGCGCCTATGCGCATGGTAGAGGCGATAGAGGTTTTAATGGCTCTGCGGTATGAAATCCTGCCTTCTATTTGTTTGGCAACGGCTGCTGCTACGATAACAGCATCCATTTCGGGGCGTTTTATTTCAGAAATATTGATCTGGATTTCTTTTCCGGTAAGTTTTTTTAATTCTTCCTTAAGTTTATCCACTTCCTGTCCGCCTTTACCTATGATGATACCAGGTCGGGCTGTATTAATGGTTACTGTAACCAATTTTAGGGTACGTTCGATAATTATCTTTGAAATACCGGCTTTGGCAAGACGGGTATTCAGATACTTACGGATTTTATTGTCTTCTACGAGTTTGGGTTCGAAGTTTCTTCCGCCGTACCAGTTAGAATCCCATCCGCGGATAATTCCTAACCTATTACCTATTGGATTTGTTTTTTGTCCCATTAAACTTAATGATTATGGTTGTTATTTTATTTATTCGTTTGTTTCTTTTTGTATATTTTCATTACGGTTGCCTAATACCATTGTAACATGGTTTGAGCGTTTTTTTACCCGATAAGCTCTGCCCTGAGGTGCGGGTTGTACTCTTTTCAGCATTCTGCCACCATCTACATTGATAAGTTTTATGTATAAGTGTGCATCTTCAATGCGTGCTCCTTCATTTTTCGATTGCCAGTTGGCAATGGCTGAAAGTAAAAGTTTGCGTAGGCGTCCGGCAGCTTCCTTGGGCGAATTTTTTAATATGTGCAATGCTGTTTCTACGTCAACGCCACGTACGATGTCGGTTACAAGCCGCATTTTTCTGGGCGATGTAGGGCAATTATTCAGCTTGGCGAAATAGGTGGTTTTTCTTTCCTGTTTCAAGCTTTCTGCGTAGTTATGTTTTCTTGCTCCCATTTTATTTCAATTTCTTTATTTTTTGCCTTTGTCTTTGCTTCCTGCATGTCCTCTGAAAGTACGAGTGGGTGCAAATTCTCCAAGTTTATGGCCTACCATATTTTCGGTAACGTAAACCGGTATGAATTTATTCCCGTTGTGTACGGCTATGGTTTGTCCCACAAAATCGGGAGAAATCATAGAGGCACGCGACCAGGTTTTGATCACAACCTTTTTTTTCGATTCTACTAACTCGAGCACTTTTTTTTCGAGTTTGTAATCAATGTATGGTCCTTTTTTTAACGAACGGCTCATTATTGTTTATAATTGATGGTTGACTATTTATTTTTTTCTTCTTTCGATGATATACATATCGCTGCTTTTCTTTTTCGAGCGGGTTTTGTAACCTTTAGCAGGCATTCCCTTACGGGTACGCGGATGTCCTCCGGTTGCTCTTCCTTCGCCTCCGCCCATCGGATGGTCAACGGGGTTCATCACAACGCCACGGGTGCGCGGGCGACGACCTAACCAGCGGCTTCTTCCTGCTTTACCTGACGATTCGAGGCTATGATCAACATTGGATGCCATTCCAATAGTAGCTTTGCAAGCCTGAAGTATCATACGGGTTTCGCCTGAAGGGAGTTTTATGATGGCAAATTTTCCGTCGCGGCTCATAAGTTGTGCATAAGAGCCGGCACTTCTTGCCATTTTTGCACCTTGTCCCGGTCGCAGCTCGATATTATGGACTATTGTTCCGAAAGGAATTTCGCTAAGGAATAAAGTATTGCCTACGTCGGGTGATACCCCTTCGCCTGAAACAACTTTTTGTCCTAATTTTAATCCTTGTGGTGCCACGATATATCTTTTTTCGCCATCGGCATAAGCTAACAACGCTATACGTGCGGTACGATTGGGATCGTATTCAATTGATTTTACAGTTGCCGGAATTCCGTCCTTATCTCTTTTAAAATCTACAATCCTATATTGTTGTTTATGACCGCCACCTAAATAGCGCATGGTCATTTTACCTTCGTTGTTCCTACCTCCGGTTCTTTTTTTTGTAACCAACAAACTCTTCTCGGGAGTGGAGGTAGTTATTTCGTCAAACGTACTTATTACTTTAAAACGTTGACCAGGAGTTGTTGGTTTGAATTTCTTTAAAGCCATTTATCTACTAAATATTGCTGTAAAAATCAATTGTTTCACCTTTTGCCAATGTTACCATTGCTTTTTTAAAAGCGTTGGCTTTCCCGGAAATATAGCCGCCTTTTGTAAAGCGTCCTTTTTGTTTTCCGGAGTAGTTCATTGTGTTTACCGATTCTATTTCGACACCATATAATTCTTTCACTGCATTTCTTATTTGAATTTTGTTGGCTTTTTTGTCAACAATAAATCCATAGCGGTTCAGTTTATCACTGGCGGTTGTCATTTTCTCAGTTATCAACGGTCTGATGATGATGCCCATTGTTTTATTTATTTGATTGTGATACAAATAATCTTTTAATTAACTAAACATTTCTTCAATCTGCCCTATTGAACTTTCGGAAACGATAAGGCTGTTTGCGTTTAATATATCGTAT contains:
- the rpmC gene encoding 50S ribosomal protein L29, which gives rise to MEQKVIRELSTPELIERLDEEKKQLTRLKINHAVSPLENPNKIKAYRKTVARIITELKRREIEQPK
- the rpsQ gene encoding 30S ribosomal protein S17; this translates as MESRNLRKERIGLVVSNKMTKSIVVEVERKVKHPKYGKFVKKTTRFMAHDDKNDCNIGDTVRIAETRPLSKNKCWRLVEIIERVK
- the rpsC gene encoding 30S ribosomal protein S3, translating into MGQKTNPIGNRLGIIRGWDSNWYGGRNFEPKLVEDNKIRKYLNTRLAKAGISKIIIERTLKLVTVTINTARPGIIIGKGGQEVDKLKEELKKLTGKEIQINISEIKRPEMDAVIVAAAVAKQIEGRISYRRAIKTSIASTMRIGAEGIKILISGRLGGAEMARREQYKEGRIPLHTLRADIDYAIAEAHTTYGRIGIKVWICKGEVYGKRDLSLNIESGIKVGGVTGGTNAPRGGGKSQRGGNRSGRPRSK
- the rplE gene encoding 50S ribosomal protein L5; the encoded protein is MNYSPRYKDKYFNEIIPVLKERFSYKNTLQVPRLEKICINQGMGTAIADKKLLEVAVNEMTAIAGQKAVPTKSRKDISNFKLRRGMAIGVRVTLRGDRMYEFLDRLVSVSLPRIRDFRGINEKGFDGRGNYTLGIPEQIIFPEINMDQVSKINGLDITFVTSARTDNECIALLKEFGLPFKNQK
- the rplB gene encoding 50S ribosomal protein L2 produces the protein MALKKFKPTTPGQRFKVISTFDEITTSTPEKSLLVTKKRTGGRNNEGKMTMRYLGGGHKQQYRIVDFKRDKDGIPATVKSIEYDPNRTARIALLAYADGEKRYIVAPQGLKLGQKVVSGEGVSPDVGNTLFLSEIPFGTIVHNIELRPGQGAKMARSAGSYAQLMSRDGKFAIIKLPSGETRMILQACKATIGMASNVDHSLESSGKAGRSRWLGRRPRTRGVVMNPVDHPMGGGEGRATGGHPRTRKGMPAKGYKTRSKKKSSDMYIIERRKK
- the rplV gene encoding 50S ribosomal protein L22, whose translation is MGARKHNYAESLKQERKTTYFAKLNNCPTSPRKMRLVTDIVRGVDVETALHILKNSPKEAAGRLRKLLLSAIANWQSKNEGARIEDAHLYIKLINVDGGRMLKRVQPAPQGRAYRVKKRSNHVTMVLGNRNENIQKETNE
- the rplP gene encoding 50S ribosomal protein L16 produces the protein MLQPKKTKYRKQQKGKMKGNAKRGSELAFGSFGIKALGSCWMTGRQIEAARQALTRHMKREGQIWIRIFPDKPVTKKPAEVRMGKGKGAPEYFVARITPGRILFEAEGVPMDVAKEALRLGAQKLPILTRFIVRRDYVEETI
- the rplN gene encoding 50S ribosomal protein L14, encoding MIQQETRLAVADNSGAKEVLCIRVLGGTRKRYASIGDKIIVSIKNAIPSGNVKKGTVIKAVVVRTKKEIRRADGSYIRFDDNAVVLLNNTGEMIGTRIFGPVARELREKQFMKIVSLAPEVL
- the rplW gene encoding 50S ribosomal protein L23, with the translated sequence MGIIIRPLITEKMTTASDKLNRYGFIVDKKANKIQIRNAVKELYGVEIESVNTMNYSGKQKGRFTKGGYISGKANAFKKAMVTLAKGETIDFYSNI
- the rpsS gene encoding 30S ribosomal protein S19 yields the protein MSRSLKKGPYIDYKLEKKVLELVESKKKVVIKTWSRASMISPDFVGQTIAVHNGNKFIPVYVTENMVGHKLGEFAPTRTFRGHAGSKDKGKK